From a single Nostoc sp. MS1 genomic region:
- a CDS encoding heavy metal translocating P-type ATPase, with product MPAPTEYEIPINNQFQEIDFEIVHITEERLRIRIPRLTDDPEYASSLTWLIESFDFIVSVRINQPSSSLIVYYEPDVPVTTVQKSLLNSIQQASVVDIPPGTVPIKTELRPEIDWIERLGLPMFSLGLAVLSSQLTLPIPALAIGGLIAVAAAPFVARLIETTVKERRLDADILDVLWLGLYTIKGDFVGPSLMLSLMETGDALRDATARASERQFMDLFMGMDKSAKVERDGQEIEIPLKDVQKGDRVIVYPGEVIPVSGRVLRGTALIDEHKLTGESTLVSRSEGQVVHASTLLLEGKICILTKRIGKNTRLGLTVELLQSAPVHDTRVEDYAAKVADATIVPTLLLSGAIFAVTRDVSRSLAPLHLDFSHSIRIAVPSTVLAALTYAARHGIYIRSGRALEILARIDTIVFDKTGTLTQGNAEVIAIKTARPEISSDYVLEVAASAEQGNTHPVATAILRYAEENNIKTRPCEAWDYRIGLGVVAQISGQRILAGSHRLMLQEGIEVNPTHQLHPELRTGSQSTVYVAVDSELLGVILYTDPLRPESAEVISVLESQGQQTYMLSGDSQRVANRVAQELSINSSHVYAESFPDQKVDVIRQLQSQERTVLFIGEGINDAAALAHADVSISFASGIDIARETADIVLLDDDLRGIPHAIAIAKQAMDIIYQNTALIAVPNIGVVLAGILFAFDPVLGVIISNGSALIAELNSFRPLFNAQPIPSFDADALKYTPDTKHPVESPSPADSEQLKLLTPSPA from the coding sequence ATGCCTGCGCCAACAGAATATGAAATTCCCATAAACAATCAATTTCAGGAAATAGATTTTGAAATTGTCCACATTACCGAGGAGCGACTGCGGATTCGTATACCTCGACTAACCGATGATCCTGAGTATGCAAGTTCGCTGACTTGGCTGATAGAGTCTTTTGATTTTATTGTTAGTGTGCGCATCAACCAGCCATCTAGCTCGTTAATTGTTTACTATGAACCCGACGTGCCTGTAACCACGGTACAAAAAAGCTTATTAAATAGCATTCAGCAAGCTAGCGTCGTTGACATTCCGCCGGGAACAGTGCCAATAAAAACAGAACTAAGACCAGAAATCGACTGGATAGAGCGGCTGGGACTACCTATGTTCAGCTTAGGTTTGGCTGTGCTTTCTAGTCAGTTGACACTACCTATACCGGCTTTGGCAATTGGTGGCTTAATTGCTGTAGCTGCCGCACCATTTGTAGCTAGGCTGATAGAAACAACTGTCAAAGAACGACGACTAGACGCGGATATTCTTGACGTACTTTGGCTAGGTCTTTACACAATTAAAGGAGACTTTGTAGGCCCGTCACTCATGTTGAGTTTAATGGAAACGGGGGATGCGCTACGTGATGCCACTGCCCGCGCTTCCGAGAGGCAATTTATGGATTTGTTCATGGGTATGGATAAATCTGCCAAGGTAGAACGGGATGGGCAAGAAATAGAAATTCCCCTGAAAGATGTGCAGAAAGGCGATCGCGTTATTGTCTATCCAGGTGAAGTAATTCCAGTGAGTGGGAGAGTACTGCGGGGTACAGCATTAATTGATGAACATAAACTCACCGGAGAGTCTACGTTAGTTTCTCGCTCTGAAGGACAGGTAGTTCACGCCTCTACTTTGTTGTTAGAAGGCAAGATATGTATACTAACTAAACGAATCGGCAAAAATACCCGCTTAGGATTGACAGTCGAACTTTTGCAATCTGCTCCAGTTCATGATACGCGGGTTGAAGATTATGCAGCCAAAGTTGCTGATGCAACCATTGTCCCAACCCTGCTATTAAGCGGTGCCATTTTTGCTGTTACTAGAGATGTATCGCGATCGCTTGCTCCTTTGCACCTCGATTTTAGCCACAGCATTCGCATTGCCGTACCTTCTACGGTTTTAGCAGCCCTTACCTATGCGGCACGGCATGGCATCTACATCCGTAGCGGACGTGCCTTGGAAATCTTAGCAAGGATAGATACAATTGTTTTTGACAAAACTGGGACGCTAACCCAAGGTAATGCCGAAGTTATCGCCATCAAAACCGCCAGACCAGAAATTTCTTCAGATTATGTCTTAGAAGTTGCTGCGTCGGCAGAACAAGGTAACACTCATCCTGTTGCTACTGCAATTCTGCGTTATGCCGAAGAGAATAATATCAAAACTCGTCCTTGTGAAGCTTGGGATTATCGCATTGGCTTAGGTGTAGTTGCTCAAATTTCTGGACAAAGGATTTTGGCTGGTAGCCATCGTCTCATGCTGCAAGAAGGCATTGAGGTTAATCCCACTCATCAACTTCACCCAGAGCTAAGGACAGGTAGCCAATCTACAGTATATGTGGCTGTAGATAGTGAATTGTTAGGCGTGATTTTGTATACAGACCCCCTCCGTCCAGAAAGTGCCGAAGTAATTTCTGTCTTAGAAAGCCAAGGTCAGCAGACCTATATGTTAAGTGGCGATAGCCAACGAGTGGCTAATCGTGTAGCTCAAGAGTTGAGTATTAATAGTAGTCATGTTTATGCAGAATCATTTCCTGATCAAAAAGTCGATGTCATTCGCCAACTTCAAAGCCAAGAGCGGACTGTACTTTTCATTGGAGAAGGTATCAATGATGCCGCAGCTTTAGCACATGCGGATGTTTCTATTTCTTTTGCTAGTGGTATTGATATTGCCAGAGAAACCGCCGATATAGTCCTTCTAGATGATGATCTGCGGGGCATACCTCATGCCATTGCGATCGCAAAACAAGCAATGGATATTATTTACCAAAATACTGCCCTCATCGCTGTACCGAATATTGGTGTAGTACTTGCAGGTATTTTATTTGCTTTTGATCCAGTTTTAGGTGTCATTATCAGTAATGGTTCAGCCCTGATTGCTGAGTTGAACAGTTTCCGCCCCTTGTTTAATGCCCAACCAATTCCTAGCTTTGATGCAGATGCACTCAAATATACACCCGATACTAAACACCCCGTTGAATCTCCTAGCCCTGCTGATTCTGAGCAATTGAAACTACTTACTCCCAGTCCTGCATAA
- a CDS encoding formylglycine-generating enzyme family protein — protein MPRCPVCQAEYVVDKTENCSLCGWNLQAHSLVIGLIPEVSSKEQTRLAWAQQQWAMIKTHKEQIQQLHLQLQQANQTIAQLQSELEQATQLHNKLSLTLQQREIILTPIHSLVSELAEAQPQADILELEQLHQIETAPVAEAQPQVDILELEQPHQIETALPIKEQTLIFQVVTVDAQGQLANCYGSEAHYFQEELENVALDMIILPGGVFWMGSKEGEKGRENHEEPLHQVTIEPFCMGRFTITQAQWRAIASLPTINRSLNPEPALTKGENQPVEQVSWHDAIEFCARLTKLTKRHYRLPSEAEWEYACRAKTTTPFHFGETITPELANYDGNYIYNVEPIGQYRQQTVPVGSFQVANAFGLCDMHGNVWEWCADAWHDNYQQAPCDGSIWEQAELQDHRLLRGGSWYCLPSLCRSAQRHWDKADHGGSGIGFRVVCSSVSPGARENHK, from the coding sequence ATGCCTCGATGTCCTGTTTGCCAAGCTGAATATGTTGTAGATAAAACCGAGAATTGCTCACTGTGCGGTTGGAACCTCCAAGCACACTCTTTAGTAATTGGGCTAATTCCAGAAGTCTCCTCGAAAGAGCAGACAAGATTGGCATGGGCGCAACAGCAATGGGCAATGATCAAAACTCATAAAGAACAAATCCAGCAACTACATCTTCAACTTCAACAAGCAAACCAAACCATAGCCCAACTCCAATCTGAATTAGAGCAAGCAACGCAACTGCATAACAAACTTTCACTAACCTTACAACAACGAGAAATCATCTTAACGCCGATTCATTCTCTAGTCTCAGAACTAGCCGAAGCACAACCCCAGGCTGATATTTTGGAACTTGAACAACTCCACCAAATAGAAACAGCCCCAGTAGCCGAAGCACAACCCCAAGTTGACATTTTGGAACTTGAACAACCCCACCAAATAGAAACAGCTTTACCAATCAAGGAACAAACTTTGATTTTTCAGGTAGTGACTGTTGATGCACAGGGACAACTAGCGAATTGCTATGGAAGTGAAGCTCACTACTTCCAGGAAGAATTAGAGAATGTTGCGTTAGATATGATTATCCTTCCAGGAGGCGTGTTTTGGATGGGTTCAAAAGAGGGGGAAAAAGGACGAGAAAATCACGAAGAACCTCTGCATCAGGTAACAATTGAGCCTTTTTGCATGGGAAGATTTACAATTACTCAGGCACAATGGCGTGCGATCGCTAGTCTACCAACTATTAACCGCTCTCTCAATCCTGAGCCAGCCTTGACTAAAGGCGAAAACCAACCGGTAGAACAAGTTTCATGGCACGATGCGATCGAATTTTGTGCCAGACTCACCAAACTCACCAAACGACATTATCGCCTACCAAGCGAAGCAGAATGGGAATATGCCTGTCGCGCTAAAACAACAACACCTTTCCATTTTGGTGAAACCATTACACCCGAACTAGCTAATTATGATGGCAACTATATCTACAATGTAGAACCTATAGGTCAATATCGCCAACAGACAGTACCAGTAGGAAGTTTTCAAGTTGCTAACGCATTTGGACTATGCGATATGCACGGTAACGTATGGGAGTGGTGTGCCGATGCTTGGCACGACAACTATCAACAAGCACCCTGTGACGGTAGCATTTGGGAACAAGCAGAACTTCAAGACCATCGCCTGTTACGGGGTGGTTCTTGGTATTGTCTACCAAGCCTTTGTCGTTCTGCACAGCGCCATTGGGATAAAGCTGATCACGGGGGTAGTGGTATTGGTTTTCGAGTAGTCTGTTCTAGTGTAAGTCCGGGTGCAAGGGAGAATCACAAATGA